A window from Felis catus isolate Fca126 chromosome B1, F.catus_Fca126_mat1.0, whole genome shotgun sequence encodes these proteins:
- the ANKRD50 gene encoding ankyrin repeat domain-containing protein 50 isoform X2 — translation MKPPQQSLYLLVDSVDEGCNITEGEQTSTSLSGTVAELLAGHHEFFPPWLLLLCSARKQSKAVTKMFTGFRKISLDDLRKAYIVKDVQQYILHRLDQEEALRQHLTKETAEMLNQLHIKSSGCFLYLERVLDGVVENFIMLREIRDIPGTLNGLYLWLCQRLFVRKQFAKVQPILNVILAACRPLTITELYHAVWTKNMSLTLEDFQRKLDVLSKLLVDGLGNTKILFHYSFAEWLLDVKHCTQKYLCNAAEGHRMLAMSYTCQAKNLTPLEAQEFALHLINSNLQLETAELALWMIWNGTPVRDSLSTLIPKEQEVLQLLVKAGAHVNSEDDRTSCIVRQALEREDSIRTLLDNGASVNQCDSNGRTLLANAAYSGNLDVVNLLVSRGADLEIEDAHGHTPLTLAARQGHTKVVNCLIGCGANINHTDQDGWTALRSAAWGGHTEVVSALLYAGVKVDCADADSRTALRAAAWGGHEDIVLNLLQHGAEVNKADNEGRTALIAAAYMGHREIVEHLLDHGAEVNHEDVDGRTALSVAALCVPASKGHASVVSLLIDRGAEVDHCDKDGMTPLLVAAYEGHVDVVDLLLEGGADVDHTDNNGRTPLLAAASMGHASVVNTLLFWGAAVDSIDSEGRTVLSIASAQGNVEVVRTLLDRGLDENHRDDAGWTPLHMAAFEGHRLICEALIEQGARTNEIDNDGRIPFILASQEGHYDCVQILLENKSNVDQRGYDGRNALRVAALEGHRDIVELLFSHGADVNYKDADGRPTLYILALENQLTMAEYFLENGANVEASDAEGRTALHVSCWQGHLEMVQVLITYHADINAADNEKRSALQSAAWQGHVKVVQLLIEHGAIVDHTCNQGATALCIAAQEGHIDVVQVLLEHGADPNHADQFGRTAMRVAAKNGHSQIIKLLEKYGASTLNGCSPSPVHTMEQKPLQSASSKMQSLTIKSNSSGSTGGGDVQPSLRGLPNGPAHAFSSPSESPDSTVDRQKSSLSNNSLKSSKNSSLRTTSSTATAQTVPIDSFHNLSFTEQIQQHSLPRSRSRQSIVSPSSTTQSLGQSHNSPSSEFEWSQVKPSLKSTKTNKGGKSENSSKSGAAGKKAKQNNSSQPKVLEYEMTQFDKRGPTAKSGTSAPPKQTPAESQCKIMVPSTQQEIGRSQQQFLIHQQSGEQKKRNGIMTNPNYHLHSNQVFLGRVSVPRTIQDRGHQEVLEGYPSSETELSLKQALKLQIEGSDPSFNYKKETPL, via the exons ATGAAGCCTCCCCAACAAAGCCTGTATCTACTTGTTGACTCTGTGGATGAAGGGTGTAACATTACCGAAGGTGAACAAACATCTACCAGCTTATCTGGAACTGTCGCGGAGCTCTTAGCTGGTCACCATGAGTTCTTTCCACCATGGCTATTGCTTCTGTGTTCTGCCCGAAAACAGAGTAAGGCTGTTACTAAAATGTTTACTG GTTTTCGAAAAATAAGTTTAGATGACCTTCGGAAGGCATACATCGTTAAGGATGTTCAGCAGTACATCCTTCATCGTTTAGATCAAGAAGAAGCTTTGCGACAACATCTCACTAAAGAAACTGCAGAGATGTTAAATCAACTTCACATTAAAAGCAGTGGATGCTTTCTTTATCTAGAACGAGTTCTAGACGGAGTTGTAGAAAATTTTATCATGTTAAGAGAGATTCGTGACATCCCAGGAACTCTTAATGGTCTTTATCTCTGGCTGTGTCAGAGACTTTTTGTAAGAAAACAGTTTGCAAAAGTCCAGCCCATTTTGAATGTGATTCTTGCAGCCTGCCGGCCTTTGACCATAACAGAATTGTATCATGCAGTCTGGACTAAAAATATGTCATTAACCTTGGAAGACTTTCAACGTAAGTTAGATGTCCTCTCCAAACTTCTTGTTGATGGACTAGGAAATACTAAAATACTGTTTCACTATAGTTTTGCAGAGTGGCTTCTGGATGTGAAACACTGCACTCAGAAGTATTTATGTAATGCAGCAGAAGGACACAGAATGTTGGCTATGAGTTATACCTGTCAAGCCAAGAATTTAACACCATTGGAAGCACAAGAATTTGCATTGCATTTAATTAATTCAAACTTGCAGTTAGAGACAGCTGAGTTAGCTCTCTGGATGATATGGAATGGTACACCTGTCAGAGATTCTCTGTCTACTTTAATACCCAAGGAACAAGAAGTGCTACAGCTGTTGGTTAAAGCTGGTGCGCACGTCAACAGTGAAGATGACCGCACATCATGCATAGTCCGACAAGCCTTAGAAAGAGAGGATTCCATTCGGACATTATTAGATAATGGAGCTTCAGTAAATCAATGTGATTCAAATGGGAGAACATTATTGGCTAATGCTGCATACAGTGGCAATCTTGATGTCGTGAATTTACTTGTCTCCAGGGGAGCAGATTTAGAGATAGAAGATGCTCATGGACATACACCACTTACCCTAGCTGCTAGACAAGGACATACCAAGGTGGTTAATTGTTTGATCGGGTGTGGAGCAAACATTAATCATACTGATCAAGATGGTTGGACAGCATTAAGATCTGCTGCTTGGGGTGGCCATACGGAGGTAGTTTCTGCACTACTTTATGCTGGCGTAAAAGTGGATTGTGCAGATGCTGATAGCCGAACAGCCTTGAGAGCAGCAGCGTGGGGAGGTCACGAGGATATTGTACTGAATTTGCTACAACATGGTGCTGAAGTCAACAAAGCTGATAATGAAGGTCGAACTGCATTGATAGCAGCAGCCTACATGGGACATAGAGAAATTGTGGAACACCTGCTGGACCACGGAGCAGAAGTGAATCATGAGGATGTCGACGGCAGGACCGCTCTCTCTGTAGCTGCACTTTGTGTGCCTGCAAGTAAAGGACATGCATCGGTTGTCAGTCTTTTAATTGACCGAGGTGCTGAAGTAGATCATTGTGATAAAGATGGCATGACTCCGTTGCTGGTAGCTGCTTATGAAGGACATGTCGATGTGGTTGACTTGCTTCTAGAAGGGGGAGCAGATGTAGACCATACAGATAACAACGGTCGCACACCCCTCCTAGCAGCAGCTTCTATGGGCCATGCGTCAGTTGTAAACACACTTTTGTTTTGGGGTGCAGCAGTGGATAGCATTGACAGCGAGGGCAGGACAGTCCTCAGCATAGCTTCAGCCCAAGGAAATGTGGAGGTAGTACGTACCCTACTGGATAGAGGGTTAGATGAAAATCACAGAGATGATGCTGGATGGACACCTTTGCATATGGCAGCTTTTGAAGGTCACAGATTAATATGTGAAGCACTTATTGAACAAGGTGCTAGAACAAATGAGATCGATAACGATGGACGAATACCTTTCATATTAGCTTCGCAAGAGGGTCATTATGATTGTGTTCAAATCTTATTGGAAAATAAATCCAACGTTGATCAGAGAGGTTATGATGGAAGAAATGCGCTGCGTGTTGCTGCGTTAGAAGGGCATAGGGACATTGTTGAATTACTTTTTAGCCACGGAGCTGACGTTAACTACAAAGATGCTGATGGTAGGCCTACACTTTATATTTTGGCCTTAGAAAACCAACTTACGATGGCTGAGTATTTTTTAGAAAACGGTGCAAATGTAGAAGCAAGCGATGCCGAAGGAAGGACAGCACTTCATGTTTCCTGCTGGCAAGGCCATTTGGAAATGGTGCAGGTTCTGATAACCTACCATGCTGACATCAACGCTGCAGACAATGAAAAGCGGTCTGCCTTGCAGTCTGCAGCTTGGCAGGGCCACGTAAAAGTGGTTCAGCTTCTGATTGAGCATGGTGCCATAGTTGACCATACGTGCAATCAAGGTGCGACTGCCCTCTGTATTGCAGCCCAGGAAGGGCACATTGATGTTGTGCAGGTTTTGTTAGAGCACGGTGCTGATCCAAACCATGCCGATCAATTTGGACGCACTGCTATGCGGGTTGCAGCCAAAAACGGACAttctcaaataattaaattattagaaaaatatggtGCATCTACTTTGAATGGCTGTTCCCCGTCTCCTGTTCATACAATGGAGCAAAAGCCTCTACAATCGGCGTCTTCAAAAATGCAGTCATTAACAATTAAATCAAATAGTTCTGGCAGTACTGGTGGAGGGGATGTGCAGCCTTCACTGCGTGGTTTACCTAATGGACCAGCTCATGCATTCAGTTCTCCTTCGGAATCTCCAGATTCTACAGTCGATCGTCAGAAGTCGTCATTGTCAAATAATTCCCTGAAAAGCTCAAAAAACTCATCTTTGAGAACTACTTCATCTACAGCAACAGCCCAAACAGTGCCAATTGATAGCTTTCATAACCTGTCATTTACAGAACAAATTCAGCAGCATTCATTGCCGCGCAGTAGAAGTCGACAGTCCATCGTTTCCCCGTCTTCCACAACACAGTCCCTGGGACAGAGCCATAATTCACCAAGTAGTGAATTTGAGTGGAGTCAAGTAAAACCCAGTTTGAAGTcaactaaaacaaataaagggGGGAAGTCAGAAAATTCCAGCAAATCGGGAGCAGCTGGAAAAAAGGCTAAACAAAATAATTCCTCACAGCCAAAGGTTTTAGAGTATGAAATGACTCAGTTTGATAAAAGAGGACCTACAGCCAAATCTGGTACTAGTGCACCCCCTAAACAGACACCAGCAGAATCTCAGTGCAAAATTATGGTACCTTCAACTCAGCAAGAAATTGGTCGATCTCAACAGCAATTTCTTATTCATCAACAAAGTGgggagcagaagaagagaaatggaataatGACAAATCCCAATTATCATCTTCACAGCAACCAGGTTTTTCTTGGTAGGGTTTCAGTCCCACGGACAATACAAGACAGAGGGCATCAGGAAGTGTTAGAGGGATATCCTTCCTCAGAGACGGAGTTAAGCCTTAAACAAGCCCTGAAGCTTCAGATCGAGGGTTCTGACCCTAGCTTCAACTATAAAAAGGAAACACCATTATAA